Proteins encoded in a region of the Antedon mediterranea chromosome 2, ecAntMedi1.1, whole genome shotgun sequence genome:
- the LOC140039706 gene encoding deoxyribonuclease-1-like, with amino-acid sequence MYIFQCITVLVILVTQCFGLVKFSAFNIQTFGQSKMGKPEVVDKLVKIIMRYDLVLIQEIRDSSGTSIVQLLNDVNAESSSDPYEVAIGSRVGRSSYKEQYAFFYKRSKLTVSDTYEYEDGIEGYDPPIDEFIREPFVVRFSSPSTQVNDFAIIPIHTTPDAAETEIDSLTDVYDDVVCKWGLEDVIIAGDFNADCSYVTKSEWPFIRLRTQTRFDWLISDDEDTTVSTTDCAYDRFVIAGSNLKSSYQTGSAGIFDFENAYGLTYAEAKDVSDHYPIEMVLK; translated from the exons atgtacatttttcaGTGTATAACTGTTCTGGTCATCTTGGTAACACAATGCTTCGGACTGGTGAAATTCTCAGCTTTCAACATACAGACTTTTGGACAAAGCAAAATGGGGAAACCTGAAGTCGTTGACAAACTTGTAAAA attattatgAGGTACGATCTTGTCCTAATTCAAGAGATTCGAGACAGCAGTGGTACTAGCATTGTACAGCTGTTAAATGATGTGAATGC CGAATCTTCGTCCGATCCATACGAGGTAGCCATTGGGTCAAGAGTTGGACGTTCATCGTACAAAGAACAATACGCATTCTTCTACAA GAGGAGCAAGCTAACTGTAAGCGATACATACGAATACGAGGACGGAATCGAAGGTTACGATCCTCCCATTGACGAGTTCATTCGTGAGCCGTTTGTGGTGAGATTTAGTTCACCATCGACCCAAGTTAACGACTTTGCTATTATTCCTATCCATACTACTCCTGATGCGGCAGAAACCGAGATAGATAGTTTAACAGATGTTTACGATGACGTGGTATGTAAATGGGGTCTAGAG GATGTCATAATCGCAGGAGATTTTAACGCTGATTGTTCTTACGTCACAAAATCTGAATGGCCTTTCATTCGTCTGCGTACTCAAACAagatttgattggctgatttcaGATGACGAAGATACAACTGTATCGACCACAGACTGCGCATATGACAG ATTTGTTATCGCTGGTTCAAATCTGAAATCTAGCTATCAAACAGGATCTGCCGGAATTTTTGATTTTGAAAATGCTTATGGACTCACTTATGCCGAG GCAAAAGACGTGAGTGACCACTACCCGATTGAAATGGTATTAAAGTAG